In Bdellovibrio sp. ArHS, the following are encoded in one genomic region:
- a CDS encoding HAMP domain-containing sensor histidine kinase: protein MYDLEFTSEDAYNKRITYFKVIYFIGIAVSFVYLIKFNFEYKTYEYNPVLIPMWLGYALIPPLVLRFSKNYLLSAMTLSICSAAIVTYLLYTAGGGDAPGVFWLAAIPLVMGILMGLPGAVTGYFIVLGIIIFYWYLKAHGLGPNVIEEYGDYGKEKLFNLVTFLIFSCFTTHQYIMGEERFMKRLMEKNLDIENLLRVLIHDIANTLSSMTYNLVKAKEDRENLSSLEFEKIEKAVDDINSLLAQVRHLKSVKDGKAALPLKPISLTLVLHEVYESILDLAQKKGIKISLDISRDRMLINGEKTILSNVVLLNLLNNAVKFSHPGDRIELKAYATDSQVVIEIQDYGIGIPASILAQIFNINAQTTRLGTQGEKGTGYGMPLVKEYLQMMEGTIEISSHETSAHNQPRGTKVVLTLPLASV from the coding sequence ATGTATGACTTAGAGTTCACCTCAGAAGATGCATATAATAAGAGGATCACCTATTTTAAGGTGATCTATTTTATTGGTATTGCCGTCTCATTTGTCTACCTTATCAAATTCAATTTCGAATACAAAACCTACGAATACAACCCCGTCCTGATCCCGATGTGGCTGGGATATGCTCTTATTCCTCCTTTGGTTTTAAGATTTTCCAAGAACTATCTGTTGTCGGCCATGACCTTAAGCATATGTTCGGCGGCGATCGTCACTTATTTGCTTTATACCGCTGGCGGAGGCGACGCCCCCGGGGTGTTCTGGCTGGCCGCCATACCTCTGGTGATGGGCATTCTAATGGGGCTTCCTGGCGCGGTGACGGGTTACTTCATCGTCTTGGGTATCATCATTTTCTATTGGTACTTAAAGGCCCATGGCTTAGGCCCCAACGTCATTGAAGAATACGGGGACTACGGAAAAGAAAAGCTCTTTAACCTGGTCACCTTTCTTATCTTTTCTTGCTTTACCACCCATCAGTACATCATGGGCGAAGAGCGCTTTATGAAGCGCCTGATGGAAAAGAACCTCGATATCGAAAACCTTCTCCGAGTTCTGATTCATGATATCGCCAATACACTTTCGTCAATGACCTATAATTTGGTGAAGGCAAAAGAGGACCGCGAAAATTTAAGTTCCTTGGAATTTGAGAAAATTGAAAAGGCCGTGGATGACATCAATAGCCTTTTAGCGCAAGTCCGACACTTGAAGTCGGTCAAGGACGGAAAGGCCGCCCTGCCCCTAAAACCGATCTCGCTAACCCTGGTTCTGCACGAAGTGTACGAAAGCATTTTGGATCTGGCGCAGAAGAAAGGCATCAAGATCTCTTTGGATATTTCCAGAGACCGTATGTTGATTAACGGGGAAAAAACTATTCTGAGCAATGTCGTTCTTTTGAACCTGCTCAATAATGCCGTGAAGTTCTCGCACCCCGGAGACCGGATTGAACTGAAGGCCTATGCCACTGATTCTCAAGTGGTGATCGAAATCCAGGATTATGGCATTGGCATTCCCGCATCAATCCTGGCGCAGATCTTTAATATCAACGCCCAGACGACGCGCCTGGGAACACAGGGGGAAAAAGGCACGGGTTATGGCATGCCCC
- a CDS encoding J domain-containing protein, with protein MSFQASFKQILRDKMGENSNFSPENQVSSLNSDPAHLAFLLGQINRLEFQTRRGHYPQQKVRPQRKAHSFTPTQKLAYEFLKTWAHDLHEGFTATELKKAFRQAALALHPDHGGNTQQFLELKAHFQTLRALTPL; from the coding sequence ATGAGTTTTCAGGCAAGCTTCAAACAAATTCTCCGAGACAAAATGGGCGAAAACAGCAATTTCTCCCCTGAAAATCAAGTTTCCAGTCTGAACTCCGACCCGGCTCACCTGGCTTTTTTGCTTGGTCAAATCAACCGTTTAGAATTTCAAACGCGTCGTGGACACTACCCGCAACAAAAGGTTCGTCCCCAAAGAAAAGCGCACAGTTTCACTCCCACACAAAAACTTGCCTATGAGTTTCTAAAGACCTGGGCACATGACCTGCACGAGGGCTTTACTGCCACCGAACTTAAAAAGGCCTTTCGCCAAGCCGCCCTGGCACTCCATCCGGATCATGGTGGAAATACGCAGCAATTCCTTGAGCTCAAAGCTCATTTTCAAACTCTTCGCGCCCTGACTCCCCTCTAG